From the endosymbiont of Bathymodiolus septemdierum str. Myojin knoll genome, one window contains:
- a CDS encoding 3-deoxy-D-manno-octulosonic acid transferase has translation MNNIIPSSMNSTLYNLIGYLLLPIMVLRLIFKGPTYQKRIGERLGFFKTISVDVVWVHCVSVGEFRAAVVLIDALIMEYPHYKILVTSTTPTGSKAITKHYQNRVFHLYFPFDVPFIIKRYLKKINPKACILLETEIWPNLIHNLHKQNIPTLLANARLSQRSLEKYQKMSVFTKQTLNKLTLIATQNHNSTNRFKQLGAEKVITLGNIKFDQNPSVDSEVVAQLQKITGKRKIVVFASTHKGEEAKIIEAYTRNPIDALMVIVPRHPQRFNEVYKLAKRKGLKISKRSDNTHCEACNVLLGDSMGEMMAYFKIADVVFMGGSLNDTGGHNMLEPAALSKAIIFGPNVFNFSEISADLLSQNASIQVQNADELLEKVAMLLTDKANAKTLGNNANQYFKSRQGVVKNLIQEIKNHIKHP, from the coding sequence ATGAACAACATTATACCATCATCAATGAATTCAACCTTATACAACCTAATTGGATATTTACTGCTGCCGATAATGGTATTACGCCTAATATTTAAAGGCCCGACCTACCAAAAAAGGATTGGCGAACGCTTAGGATTTTTTAAGACAATTTCTGTCGATGTGGTCTGGGTGCATTGTGTTTCTGTCGGGGAATTCAGAGCGGCAGTGGTGTTGATTGACGCATTGATTATGGAATATCCACATTATAAAATTTTAGTGACCAGTACCACGCCAACAGGTTCTAAGGCAATTACTAAACATTACCAAAATAGAGTTTTTCATTTGTATTTTCCGTTTGATGTGCCGTTTATCATTAAACGCTACCTTAAAAAAATAAATCCTAAGGCGTGCATTTTATTAGAAACGGAAATTTGGCCAAACCTAATTCATAACCTGCATAAACAAAATATCCCGACCTTGCTGGCGAATGCTAGATTATCACAACGGTCTTTAGAAAAATATCAAAAAATGTCAGTCTTTACCAAGCAAACTTTAAATAAATTAACACTGATTGCAACGCAAAATCATAATTCGACGAATCGCTTTAAGCAATTAGGCGCTGAAAAAGTAATAACACTAGGAAATATTAAATTTGACCAAAATCCAAGTGTTGATTCAGAGGTAGTTGCGCAGCTGCAAAAAATTACTGGCAAACGCAAGATTGTGGTCTTTGCCAGCACGCACAAAGGCGAAGAGGCGAAGATTATAGAGGCTTACACGCGCAACCCAATAGATGCATTAATGGTTATCGTACCAAGACATCCGCAGCGCTTTAATGAAGTGTATAAATTAGCAAAAAGGAAAGGTTTAAAAATTAGTAAACGCTCAGATAATACGCATTGTGAGGCGTGTAATGTCTTACTTGGTGACTCTATGGGTGAAATGATGGCGTATTTTAAAATAGCGGATGTTGTGTTTATGGGCGGTAGCTTAAATGACACAGGTGGGCACAATATGTTAGAACCTGCAGCGCTTTCCAAGGCGATTATATTTGGGCCAAATGTGTTTAATTTTAGTGAGATTTCTGCTGATTTACTCAGTCAGAATGCCAGTATTCAAGTGCAAAATGCCGATGAATTATTAGAAAAAGTTGCAATGCTATTGACTGATAAAGCCAATGCCAAGACCTTAGGTAATAATGCTAATCAATATTTTAAATCTAGGCAAGGTGTGGTTAAAAATCTAATTCAAGAAATCAAAAATCACATAAAGCACCCATAA
- the cgtA gene encoding Obg family GTPase CgtA produces MKFVDSASIRIEAGKGGGGCLGFRREKYIPDGGPDGGDGGDGGHVYFLGQEGLNTLSEFRFNRLFRAKNGQPGQGQNKRGKSADHLVVEIPLGTKIYDLETDELIGEMIENGQKILVAKGGFHGLGNTRFKSSINRAPRKTTPGSPGEVREIGLEMSVMADIGLLGMPNAGKSSLIRQISSARPKVADYPFTTLHPSLGVVSYYDEHIVMADIPGLIEDASEGVGLGFEFLKHLSRAKVLLHILDVLPADASDPVKNFLTIENELAKYDKALASKPRLLAINKMDLLPEDERVEITEKIIKAIKYRGEVFYISALNGLGCKDLIKGMFKMTKENEE; encoded by the coding sequence ATGAAATTTGTAGATTCTGCGTCAATTCGCATCGAAGCAGGAAAAGGGGGCGGTGGCTGTCTTGGTTTCCGCAGAGAGAAATATATTCCCGACGGTGGTCCCGATGGTGGCGATGGTGGCGATGGCGGGCATGTGTATTTTCTTGGACAGGAAGGGTTAAACACCCTTAGTGAGTTCCGTTTTAATCGTTTATTCAGAGCTAAAAATGGACAACCTGGACAAGGTCAAAACAAACGCGGTAAATCCGCTGACCATCTTGTTGTCGAAATCCCACTCGGTACTAAAATCTACGATTTGGAAACCGATGAATTAATCGGTGAAATGATTGAGAATGGACAAAAAATTCTTGTTGCTAAAGGGGGTTTTCATGGCTTAGGCAACACCCGTTTTAAATCCAGTATCAATCGTGCCCCGCGTAAAACCACCCCAGGTTCACCAGGTGAAGTGCGTGAAATCGGTTTGGAAATGTCAGTGATGGCAGATATTGGCTTACTCGGTATGCCAAATGCAGGGAAATCCAGTCTCATTCGTCAAATTTCAAGTGCCAGACCAAAGGTAGCCGACTATCCTTTTACTACTTTGCATCCGTCACTTGGCGTGGTTTCTTATTATGACGAGCATATCGTTATGGCGGATATTCCTGGCTTGATTGAGGATGCTAGTGAAGGTGTGGGGCTTGGTTTTGAATTTTTAAAGCATTTATCTCGTGCTAAAGTACTATTACATATATTAGATGTGCTGCCAGCAGATGCATCTGACCCGGTTAAGAATTTTTTGACGATTGAAAATGAACTGGCGAAATATGATAAAGCGTTAGCCAGTAAGCCACGACTATTGGCAATTAACAAAATGGATTTACTGCCAGAAGATGAGCGCGTTGAAATCACAGAAAAAATCATTAAAGCCATTAAATACAGGGGCGAAGTGTTTTATATCTCCGCTTTAAACGGTTTAGGTTGTAAAGATTTAATCAAAGGTATGTTCAAAATGACCAAGGAAAATGAAGAATAA
- the proB gene encoding glutamate 5-kinase has product MKNNRWVVKIGSALLTNDGKGLDKVAIASWVAQIADLKKQGIDVVLVSSGAIAEGMKRLGWHSRPKEIHQLQAAAAVGQMGLIETYETLFAKQNIKTAQVLLTHDNLASSKQSQNISATLDALLELGAVPIVNENDTVATEEIKFGDNDTLAALVANLVGATQLVILTDQGGVYDADPRQNPDAELIKEISITDEKLEKVASRTGGSLGSGGMYTKVLAAKTAAKTNTNTIIASGKEAGVLSRLGKGEAIGTLIHH; this is encoded by the coding sequence ATGAAGAATAATAGATGGGTTGTTAAAATCGGTTCAGCCTTGTTGACGAATGATGGCAAAGGCTTAGATAAAGTTGCCATTGCTTCTTGGGTAGCGCAAATTGCCGACCTAAAAAAACAAGGTATTGATGTTGTTTTGGTATCTAGTGGTGCAATTGCCGAGGGTATGAAGCGCCTTGGCTGGCACTCACGCCCAAAAGAAATTCACCAATTGCAAGCCGCTGCCGCCGTTGGACAAATGGGATTAATAGAAACCTATGAAACCTTATTTGCTAAACAAAATATCAAAACTGCACAAGTCCTACTTACACACGATAACCTCGCCAGCAGCAAACAAAGTCAAAATATTAGTGCTACCTTGGATGCCTTGCTAGAACTTGGCGCCGTCCCAATCGTCAATGAAAACGACACCGTCGCCACCGAGGAAATAAAATTTGGCGACAACGACACTTTAGCAGCCCTAGTGGCAAATCTGGTCGGTGCTACTCAATTAGTCATTTTAACCGACCAAGGTGGTGTTTATGATGCCGACCCTCGCCAAAATCCAGATGCTGAATTAATCAAAGAAATCAGCATCACTGATGAAAAATTAGAAAAAGTTGCCAGTAGAACAGGAGGCTCCCTTGGCTCTGGCGGTATGTATACCAAAGTCCTGGCTGCCAAAACTGCAGCTAAAACTAATACCAATACCATCATTGCCTCTGGCAAAGAGGCTGGCGTTTTGTCTCGTTTAGGTAAAGGCGAAGCGATAGGTACACTAATCCATCATTAA
- the folK gene encoding 2-amino-4-hydroxy-6-hydroxymethyldihydropteridine diphosphokinase → MLAYIGLGSNLNNPKKQIKDALIALNTEADVKVVGLSSLYQSPPIDNTNQPDYINAVCEVHTHLTALELLFVCQNIETAQHRVREKKWGARTIDLDIITYGVQVIASKQLIVPHPEMMNRAFVLVPLAEIEPDFKVPVLGHIQELIEKVDTSTLIKL, encoded by the coding sequence ATGCTGGCATATATCGGACTGGGTTCAAACCTTAATAACCCAAAAAAACAAATTAAAGATGCGTTAATCGCACTCAATACTGAAGCAGATGTGAAAGTTGTCGGGTTGTCGAGTTTGTATCAATCACCGCCAATTGACAACACTAATCAGCCTGATTATATTAATGCAGTGTGTGAAGTGCATACGCATTTAACGGCATTGGAGTTGTTGTTTGTGTGTCAAAATATTGAGACTGCGCAACATAGGGTGCGTGAGAAAAAATGGGGGGCGCGAACAATTGATTTGGATATTATTACTTATGGGGTGCAGGTAATTGCATCAAAGCAGTTGATTGTTCCGCATCCTGAAATGATGAATCGTGCCTTTGTATTGGTACCATTGGCGGAGATTGAGCCTGATTTTAAAGTGCCAGTATTAGGACATATTCAGGAATTAATTGAAAAAGTGGACACATCAACATTAATTAAATTATGA
- the panB gene encoding 3-methyl-2-oxobutanoate hydroxymethyltransferase translates to MMKISELQTYKEQGEKITCLTAYDSSFAQVFDECGIDIILIGDSLGNVIKGGENTLCVGMSDMVYHTQAVAQGVKKALLIADMPHQSYTNAEQTLANAQRLINAGAQMVKLEGGRKLEASFKILYENNIPVCGHLGLQPQSVIEMGGYKVQGRDNDSAQRILDDAKALENWGVKTLVIECIPATLGKKISKQLTIPTIGIGAGVDCDGQVLVSYDMLGITQNTPKFVKNFLTNGNIQSATNDFIQAIKNSTFPADVHSY, encoded by the coding sequence ATTATGAAGATTAGTGAGTTACAAACCTATAAAGAACAAGGTGAAAAAATCACTTGTTTAACTGCGTATGACAGTTCATTTGCACAAGTGTTTGACGAATGCGGTATTGATATTATTCTCATTGGCGACTCACTTGGTAATGTCATAAAAGGCGGTGAAAACACTTTGTGCGTCGGTATGAGTGACATGGTTTACCACACGCAAGCGGTCGCACAAGGTGTGAAAAAAGCATTATTAATTGCCGATATGCCTCATCAAAGTTACACCAACGCCGAACAAACTTTGGCAAACGCCCAACGCCTAATAAACGCTGGCGCACAAATGGTCAAACTTGAAGGTGGTCGCAAACTTGAAGCATCTTTCAAGATTCTATACGAAAACAATATCCCCGTCTGTGGACATTTAGGTTTACAACCCCAATCTGTTATAGAAATGGGTGGTTATAAAGTCCAAGGCAGGGACAACGATAGCGCCCAAAGAATTTTAGATGACGCCAAAGCGCTAGAAAATTGGGGGGTTAAAACCCTTGTCATTGAATGTATCCCTGCAACCTTAGGTAAAAAAATATCCAAGCAACTGACTATCCCAACCATCGGTATCGGTGCAGGTGTTGATTGCGATGGACAAGTTTTAGTCAGTTATGATATGCTCGGTATTACTCAAAATACACCAAAATTTGTTAAAAACTTTTTAACCAATGGCAACATTCAATCTGCTACCAATGATTTTATCCAAGCCATTAAAAACAGTACTTTTCCTGCCGATGTCCACAGTTATTAA
- the panC gene encoding pantoate--beta-alanine ligase — translation MSTVIKSSILELQETLGAWRQQGQAIAFVPTMGGLHQGHLSLIKIAKENSDRVVVSIFVNPMQFAENEDFGEYPRTLGDDLSLLKELQVDCVFTPTAEMIYPDGLGLTIDVGKVGQILCGKTRPHFFNGVTQVVQRLFDIIEPDVAVFGQKDCQQLSIIKQFTSGVKILSGAIVREADGLAMSTRNQYLSVDERQIAPQLYRTLSQLHQGKLDLYMAKKQLQQYFKLDYLEILDANTLKQITDNTSKIAILCAVFLGSTRLIDNIIFRRENV, via the coding sequence ATGTCCACAGTTATTAAGTCCAGCATTCTAGAACTACAAGAAACCTTAGGTGCATGGCGTCAACAAGGGCAAGCAATTGCTTTTGTGCCGACGATGGGCGGGTTGCATCAGGGGCATTTATCGTTGATTAAGATTGCTAAAGAAAATTCCGACAGGGTGGTGGTAAGTATTTTTGTTAATCCGATGCAGTTTGCTGAAAATGAAGATTTTGGAGAATATCCTCGCACTTTGGGGGATGATTTGTCTTTGCTAAAGGAGTTGCAAGTAGATTGCGTATTTACCCCGACTGCAGAGATGATTTACCCTGATGGCTTGGGATTGACTATTGATGTGGGCAAGGTAGGGCAGATTTTGTGTGGTAAGACCAGGCCACATTTTTTTAATGGCGTGACGCAGGTGGTGCAACGCTTGTTTGATATTATAGAGCCAGATGTTGCAGTTTTTGGGCAAAAGGATTGTCAGCAATTGAGTATTATTAAGCAGTTTACTTCAGGGGTTAAAATCCTTTCTGGGGCAATTGTGCGTGAGGCGGATGGGCTAGCAATGAGTACGCGTAATCAATATTTAAGTGTGGATGAACGGCAGATTGCACCCCAATTGTATCGGACGCTAAGTCAATTACATCAAGGTAAATTGGATTTGTATATGGCTAAAAAACAACTGCAACAATACTTTAAATTAGATTATTTAGAAATACTTGATGCAAATACCCTTAAGCAAATCACCGATAATACGAGTAAAATTGCGATATTATGTGCCGTGTTTTTAGGGTCAACGCGTTTGATTGATAATATAATTTTTAGGAGAGAAAATGTTTAA
- a CDS encoding NfuA family Fe-S biogenesis protein: protein MFNITNEAETYVADLFEQQGEEDLGLKVDIEKAGTPAAAVTFNFCYSKDLGKSYSKFEYKGFNAFIDEENFDYLKDSEVLLKEEGSAKKLAITAPNAKGEVPKDDAPLEEKIKYTIAAEVNPQLASHGGFVDLVEITSDMDVILNFGGGCQGCSSVKVTLKNGVEAQLKSIYPEIRNILDVTDHSKKENAYM from the coding sequence ATGTTTAATATTACTAACGAAGCAGAAACTTATGTAGCAGATTTATTTGAGCAACAAGGTGAAGAAGATTTAGGATTGAAAGTAGATATCGAAAAAGCTGGCACACCTGCTGCTGCTGTGACTTTTAATTTTTGTTATTCTAAAGATTTGGGTAAAAGCTATTCTAAATTTGAATACAAAGGGTTTAATGCGTTCATTGACGAGGAAAATTTTGACTATTTAAAAGACTCCGAAGTGCTGTTAAAAGAGGAGGGTTCAGCTAAAAAACTTGCCATCACCGCACCGAATGCCAAAGGTGAAGTACCAAAAGACGATGCGCCGCTTGAAGAAAAAATTAAATACACCATTGCTGCCGAAGTTAACCCTCAGTTAGCATCACACGGCGGTTTTGTTGATTTGGTAGAAATCACCAGTGATATGGATGTTATTTTAAATTTCGGTGGTGGTTGTCAAGGCTGTTCATCGGTTAAAGTAACACTTAAAAATGGTGTAGAGGCGCAACTTAAATCTATTTATCCAGAAATTAGAAACATCCTTGATGTTACTGACCACAGCAAGAAAGAAAACGCCTACATGTAG
- the thiL gene encoding thiamine-phosphate kinase codes for MTEFELIERYFDWGEGIGDDCALIEVDAHQQLVATVDTLIEGVHFPKETNAHDIAYKALAVNLSDLSAMGATPLYFTLALTLPAMNEKWLQDFSCTLKTLAQTYNIRLVGGDTTKGALSITINATGVVKCQALMRSGAKVGDSIFVSNTIGDAALAWQQMQVQEIPSIDLLKQFNRPEPQVKLGQSLLGVANSCIDISDGLQQDLSHILTRSKVGATINVDALPLSNEVTQHINNTDDWCIALAGGDDYELCFTVSKAQLDSIQSIEKELGIVLTKIGMITNGQGLIIKGLNETCQSYRHF; via the coding sequence ATGACGGAATTTGAATTAATTGAGCGATATTTTGATTGGGGCGAAGGTATTGGCGATGACTGTGCGTTGATTGAGGTTGATGCGCATCAGCAATTAGTCGCGACAGTTGATACCCTGATTGAAGGGGTGCATTTTCCAAAGGAAACCAATGCACATGACATCGCGTATAAAGCACTCGCCGTTAATCTCAGTGACTTATCGGCGATGGGCGCTACCCCTTTGTATTTTACTTTGGCACTTACTTTGCCAGCGATGAATGAAAAATGGCTGCAGGATTTTTCATGCACACTTAAAACCCTTGCTCAAACATACAACATACGACTGGTCGGCGGTGATACCACTAAAGGTGCGCTTAGCATTACTATCAATGCCACAGGTGTAGTCAAATGTCAGGCTTTAATGCGTTCAGGTGCAAAAGTAGGCGACAGTATTTTTGTCTCAAATACGATTGGTGATGCGGCATTGGCGTGGCAACAAATGCAAGTTCAGGAAATCCCATCAATAGATTTACTCAAACAATTCAACCGCCCAGAGCCACAAGTAAAACTCGGACAGTCTTTGCTGGGGGTTGCTAATAGCTGTATTGATATTTCTGATGGGCTGCAGCAAGATTTATCGCATATCTTGACGCGTTCAAAAGTTGGTGCCACTATCAATGTCGACGCTTTACCTTTATCTAACGAGGTCACACAACACATCAATAACACCGATGATTGGTGTATTGCATTAGCAGGAGGCGATGATTATGAATTGTGTTTTACTGTGTCAAAAGCACAATTAGACAGCATTCAATCTATTGAAAAAGAATTGGGTATCGTTTTGACAAAAATTGGCATGATTACCAATGGGCAAGGCTTAATAATAAAAGGATTGAATGAGACTTGTCAGTCTTATCGGCATTTTTAA
- the dksA gene encoding RNA polymerase-binding protein DksA, producing the protein MSESVFHNIPDYKPKKDEDFMSDGQIEHFKIKLNTWKDQLVSDAESTITHIQEDSSKVADINDRATLEEEFALELRTRDRERKLIGKIEKTLHMLELGDYGYCKTCGAEISLMRLEARPTADECIDCKTIAERKEV; encoded by the coding sequence ATGTCAGAATCTGTTTTTCACAATATCCCCGATTACAAACCTAAGAAAGATGAAGATTTTATGAGTGATGGTCAAATTGAACACTTTAAAATCAAACTCAATACTTGGAAAGATCAATTAGTTAGTGACGCTGAAAGCACCATCACTCATATTCAAGAAGACTCTTCAAAAGTCGCAGACATTAACGATAGAGCAACACTTGAAGAAGAATTTGCACTTGAATTAAGAACCCGTGACCGCGAAAGAAAGCTCATTGGAAAAATTGAAAAAACCTTACATATGCTTGAGTTGGGCGATTATGGATATTGCAAGACCTGTGGCGCCGAGATTTCTTTGATGCGTTTAGAAGCACGCCCTACCGCCGACGAATGTATTGATTGCAAAACCATTGCCGAGAGAAAGGAAGTTTAA
- a CDS encoding HAD-IA family hydrolase → MGLQALIFDVDGTLANTERDGHLIAFNLAFKELGLDWHWSNELYHQLLDVTGGQLRIKHYIKNYKPAFKCDDIDVFAKETHQLKTKIYVRLVDAGDIPLRMGVVRLFKEAREAGLRLAIATTTTPANVDALIANTLGREALDWFEVIGAGGVVPNLKPAGDIYHWVLDKMNLKSEDCIVFEDSHNGIISATDADLKTLITINEYTKSHIFNGAMVVLNNLGEPNKPFTMIEGEATDATYVSVDYLKELYAKHC, encoded by the coding sequence ATGGGCTTACAGGCACTTATTTTTGATGTTGATGGTACACTGGCGAATACCGAGCGAGATGGGCATCTTATCGCCTTTAACCTTGCTTTCAAGGAATTAGGGTTGGACTGGCACTGGTCAAACGAACTTTACCATCAATTATTAGATGTAACGGGCGGGCAATTACGCATCAAACATTACATAAAAAATTATAAACCTGCATTTAAATGTGATGATATTGATGTTTTCGCTAAGGAAACGCATCAGTTAAAAACTAAAATTTATGTGCGTCTTGTAGATGCGGGCGATATTCCTTTGCGCATGGGCGTGGTGCGTTTGTTTAAAGAAGCGCGCGAGGCAGGACTGAGATTGGCCATTGCCACAACCACAACCCCTGCGAATGTGGATGCGTTGATTGCCAATACTTTGGGGCGTGAAGCATTGGATTGGTTTGAGGTAATTGGCGCAGGTGGTGTGGTGCCAAACCTTAAGCCTGCGGGCGATATTTATCATTGGGTTTTGGACAAAATGAATCTCAAATCTGAGGATTGTATTGTCTTTGAAGATTCACACAATGGTATTATTTCAGCAACAGATGCAGATTTAAAAACACTCATTACTATTAATGAATACACTAAATCACATATTTTTAATGGTGCGATGGTGGTCCTAAATAACTTAGGTGAGCCAAATAAGCCGTTCACAATGATAGAGGGTGAGGCGACTGATGCCACCTATGTGAGCGTTGATTATCTCAAGGAGTTGTATGCAAAACATTGTTGA
- the ilvA gene encoding threonine ammonia-lyase, biosynthetic, translated as MQNIVDLVNSTRVYEVVSPTPLSLTHQLSERSKNKVYLKREDKLAIHAFKLRGAYQKISGLSKEEAAKGVVASSAGNHAQGVAMSASKLGIASVIVMPLSTPKIKVNAVEQLGGKVVLHGDVYDDAYQYAKQLEREQDLVFIHPYDDIEVMAGQATIAKELLAQLPTMDVIFIPVGGGGLIAGMATYIKHHAPHIKIIGVEPNDSPTLYQALKLGKRITLPEVGRFADGVAVKQIGEKTYPIAKQVVDEVVLVSNDEICAAIKDIYEDVRAIAEPAGALATAGLKKYVEQNNLEGKNLVAIVSGANVNFDRLRYISERADLGEHSEAIIAATIPEKPGSFLKFCELLDQHAITEFNYRYAPSDQARIFVGVALNEGLKEKETLLLNLSKSFDVLDMSNNSIAKDHIRYMVGGRAEVDNEVLYRFEFPERPGALLNFLKKIGSKWNISLFHYRNHGADFGRVLIGLQVVNVTEIERSFDELGYFYRNETDNKAYQYFL; from the coding sequence ATGCAAAACATTGTTGATTTAGTCAATTCAACTCGTGTTTACGAGGTCGTCAGTCCGACACCATTAAGTTTAACGCATCAGTTGAGTGAGCGCAGTAAAAACAAGGTTTACTTAAAACGAGAAGATAAATTAGCCATTCACGCTTTTAAACTCAGAGGTGCTTACCAAAAAATCTCTGGCTTATCAAAAGAAGAGGCCGCTAAAGGTGTTGTTGCTTCAAGTGCAGGTAATCACGCTCAAGGCGTGGCAATGTCTGCTAGTAAGCTTGGTATTGCTTCGGTGATTGTTATGCCGCTTTCCACACCTAAAATTAAAGTTAATGCGGTTGAACAATTGGGTGGAAAAGTAGTATTGCACGGCGATGTTTATGATGATGCTTATCAATATGCCAAGCAATTAGAGCGAGAACAAGATTTGGTTTTTATCCATCCCTATGACGATATTGAGGTCATGGCAGGACAGGCGACGATTGCCAAGGAATTATTAGCGCAATTACCGACGATGGATGTGATATTTATCCCAGTTGGTGGTGGCGGTTTGATTGCAGGTATGGCAACTTATATTAAGCACCATGCACCACATATTAAAATCATCGGTGTCGAGCCAAACGATTCACCAACGCTATATCAAGCGTTAAAACTTGGCAAGCGTATTACCCTCCCAGAAGTCGGGCGTTTTGCTGATGGTGTTGCCGTTAAACAAATCGGTGAAAAAACCTATCCAATCGCCAAACAAGTGGTGGATGAAGTTGTGCTAGTAAGTAACGATGAGATTTGTGCGGCTATTAAAGATATCTATGAAGATGTACGCGCTATTGCAGAACCTGCAGGTGCTTTAGCCACTGCGGGGCTGAAAAAATATGTTGAACAAAATAACCTTGAGGGTAAAAACTTAGTGGCTATCGTCTCAGGTGCAAATGTCAATTTTGACCGCCTGCGTTATATTTCTGAGCGGGCAGATTTGGGTGAGCACAGCGAGGCTATTATTGCTGCCACTATTCCTGAAAAACCAGGTAGTTTTTTAAAATTTTGTGAACTACTAGATCAACATGCGATTACAGAGTTTAATTATCGCTACGCACCTTCTGATCAGGCGCGTATCTTTGTTGGTGTTGCACTCAATGAAGGACTCAAAGAAAAAGAAACGCTTTTGCTGAATTTGTCAAAATCATTCGATGTTTTAGATATGAGTAATAACTCAATTGCCAAAGACCATATTCGTTATATGGTTGGTGGTCGCGCTGAAGTTGACAATGAAGTCCTGTACCGTTTTGAATTTCCAGAGCGCCCTGGTGCCTTGCTTAATTTTTTAAAGAAAATTGGTAGTAAATGGAATATTTCTCTTTTCCATTACCGCAATCACGGTGCTGATTTCGGTCGTGTCCTCATCGGTCTACAAGTTGTCAATGTTACAGAAATCGAACGCAGTTTTGACGAACTTGGTTACTTCTACCGAAATGAAACTGACAATAAAGCCTATCAATATTTCCTTTAA
- the rimI gene encoding ribosomal protein S18-alanine N-acetyltransferase, with translation MNVSFRIFDKQDIDAVLAIEQLAYEIPWNRAQFSQSLVNPNTLAHLILKENQIVGYSVALQTPDFTDLLNICIHPKFQHQGLGGQLFDYLLSESGARSIFIEVRASNRNALFFYKKLGFELINIRKKYYSDGEDAKILRFSISDKLE, from the coding sequence ATGAATGTTTCTTTCAGGATTTTTGACAAGCAAGATATTGATGCGGTTTTAGCGATAGAGCAATTGGCATATGAAATACCCTGGAACAGAGCGCAGTTTTCACAGAGTCTTGTCAATCCAAATACATTGGCACATCTTATTTTAAAAGAGAATCAAATAGTGGGTTATAGTGTGGCTTTACAAACGCCAGATTTTACTGATTTACTAAATATATGTATTCACCCTAAATTCCAACATCAGGGTCTGGGTGGGCAATTGTTTGATTATTTGTTGAGTGAATCGGGTGCAAGGTCTATTTTTATTGAGGTGCGTGCATCTAATCGTAACGCTTTGTTTTTCTACAAAAAATTAGGCTTTGAGTTAATTAACATACGCAAAAAATACTATTCAGATGGCGAAGATGCTAAAATACTGCGTTTTTCAATAAGCGATAAATTAGAATGA